One Streptomyces sp. NBC_01237 genomic region harbors:
- a CDS encoding GNAT family N-acetyltransferase — protein sequence MDDLSIRVATPADLDGILAFWKVAAEGTSISDDREGVARLVERDPESLILAERDGALAGTVIAGFDGWRCHLYRLAVHPDQRRRGVGGALLAAAEERFVRLGGRRGDAMVLDRNDLARHAWRAAGYVPEAQWSRWVKHLTG from the coding sequence ATGGATGATCTTTCGATACGCGTCGCGACGCCCGCCGACCTGGACGGGATTCTCGCCTTCTGGAAGGTGGCGGCCGAGGGCACCAGCATCAGTGACGACCGGGAAGGCGTCGCACGCCTGGTGGAACGCGACCCCGAGTCCCTGATCCTCGCGGAGCGGGACGGCGCCCTCGCCGGAACCGTGATCGCGGGTTTCGACGGCTGGCGCTGCCATCTGTACCGGCTCGCGGTCCACCCCGACCAGCGCCGCCGAGGAGTCGGTGGTGCACTGCTCGCGGCCGCGGAGGAACGGTTCGTCCGGCTGGGCGGGCGACGGGGCGACGCCATGGTGCTCGACCGCAACGATCTCGCGCGGCACGCCTGGCGAGCGGCGGGATACGTCCCGGAAGCCCAGTGGAGCCGGTGGGTGAAGCATCTGACCGGATGA